The Astatotilapia calliptera chromosome 2, fAstCal1.2, whole genome shotgun sequence genome includes a window with the following:
- the hdx gene encoding highly divergent homeobox isoform X1 — MAAPFPSSSRMDAWPQRRGLQTMNLRSVFTAEQQRILERYYENGMTNQSKSCFQLILQCAQEAKLDFSVVRTWVGNKRRKLASKVPQNGGVSHSLSSHGLAGGMLSNHTLAGGALSNHSLAVGALLPADMTAARSIQNRVHLLPPSSSFPSVSSTPSPPSSSSPLSSGSNNNNDVILTGIYSLNPGPQSRPRAAAPPPQSDSDLSAHTSSSLMNQVLQIRNSSSSSSPVHSKLVSLSQNLPSLTSASGPLVYTAVRKGALSLGEGGVSAGAGVVPHSWTRQYGTAQIRPWSSSSQSQTQLQPRPHSNPQPQPPAPQKTRVSLPVHNAGPSSDQTPRIQQVFTLSEKGDRDRLRPGPKSARKSQETHRSAPLDTSHNFSIAMETGDEEDEWQREEELANMAAQTHIHREQTSASPIGAEVSVVRGNHTPPMTSSRPALLQGSYSLTAQTSLTGESSSQTAVGVSAAPWVISNSRKRTLQDRTQFSDGDLIQLKRYWDRGMTSLGSVCREKISAAANQLNVDTEIVKDLQTWISNRRRKYRLMGIEIPPPKGGPAVFTTSSPGNQSPVSLSPNEERLRTPEIGDDMNDGGSVCLSEDGTIDSQHRDGEDGNDLSNAAPMANNVKIEVIDEDEEADEDELVASDLEQMQNLLEFKHEEVQFLENELENQKQKYQDLASFTKSLLSAVRNNDLERQQELMASLPQPSDQEWDMTVDRGAQSPAESADESSNHSNPQAACASFRDPQLAQANEVPLVTMIKDDTDVAEPSASEEQMQEAEAEPE, encoded by the exons ATGGCTGCCCCGTTCCCCTCCAGCAGTAGAATGGATGCGTGGCCACAAAGGCGTGGCCTGCAGACG ATGAACCTGCGGTCAGTATTTACGGCTGAGCAGCAGAGGATCCTGGAACGTTACTATGAGAATGGGATGACCAATCAGAGCAAGTCTTGCTTCCAGCTAATACTGCAGTGTGCTCAGGAGGCCAAATTGGACTTCAGTGTTGTCCGG ACATGGGTTGGCAACAAAAGGCGTAAGCTCGCCTCCAAGGTTCCCCAGAATGGAGGGGTGTCTCATTCCTTATCTAGTCATGGACTAGCTGGGGGAATGCTCTCCAATCACACATTGGCCGGAGGTGCTTTGTCCAATCACAGCCTAGCAGTAGGAGCGCTGCTTCCTGCTGACATGACTGCAGCGCGGAGCATCCAGAACCGCGTGCACCTTCTCCCTCCATCCTCGTCCTTCCCTTCTGTGTCGTCGACACCTTCCCCGCCCTCATCTTCCTCACCCCTAAGCAGtggaagcaacaacaacaatgatgtAATACTAACAGGGATCTACTCTCTGAACCCTGGCCCTCAGTCCCGACCGAGAGCCGCGGCCCCACCGCCTCAGTCAGACTCTGACCTCTCTGCGCACACATCCTCATCTCTGATGAACCAGGTGCTGCAGATCAGGAAcagttcctcctcctcctcacccgtCCACTCCAAGTTAGTGTCACTTTCTCAGAATCTCCCATCCCTCACTTCTGCCTCAGGGCCTTTAGTCTACACTGCAGTCAGAAAAGGCGCTTTATCCCTTGGGGAGGGGGGGGTAAGCGCAGGAGCAGGGGTAGTACCTCACAGCTGGACTAGACAATACGGTACAGCGCAAATTCGCCCTTGGTCCTCTTCCTCACAATCCCAGACTCAGCTTCAGCCCAGACCTCACTCCAACCCACAACCTCAGCCGCCTGCTCCGCAGAAAACTCGGGTCTCCTTGCCAGTTCACAACGCCGGCCCCTCCTCTGATCAGACACCTCGTATTCAGCAGGTTTTCACCTTGTCAGAAAAGGGCGACAGGGACCGCCTCAGACCCGGACCAAAATCAGCTCGTAAAAGCCAGGAAACCCACAGGTCAGCACCTCTGGACACCAGTCATAACTTCTCCATTGCCATGGAAACTGGAGATGAAGAAGATGAGTGGCAAAGGGAAGAAGAGTTGGCAAATATGGCCGCTCAAACACACATCCACAGGGAGCAGACGTCAGCCAGCCCAATCGGGGCCGAAGTGTCTGTCGTGCGAGGAAACCACACACCTCCGATGACGAGCTCCAGACCCGCATTGCTTCAGGGCAGCTACTCCCTCACAGCACAGACCTCACTTACAGGGGAATCCAGCTCACAA ACTGCAGTTGGTGTATCTGCTGCCCCCTGGGTTATTAGCAACTCCAGAAAGAGAACA ctgCAGGATCGGACCCAGTTCAGTGATGGGGATCTTATCCAGCTAAAGCGCTACTGGGACCGAGGCATGACCAGCCTGGGCTCAGTGTGCAGGGAGAAGATCAGCGCTGCAGCAAACCAACTCAATGTAGACACTGAAATAGTCAAG GATTTACAGACATGGATCAGTAACAGACGGAGGAAGTACCGTCTGATGGGTATTGAAATCCCTCCACCCAAAGGTGGGCCTGCTGTATTCACAACCTCATCGCCAGGAAACCAATCGCCAGTGTCCCTCAGCCCTAACGAGGAGCGCCTCAGAACCCCTGAAATCGGAGATGACATGAACGATGGCGGCTCTGTGTGCCTGTCTGAGG ATGGCACCATCGATTCACAACACAGGGATGGAGAGGATGGAAACGATCTGTCCAATGCTGCTCCAATGGCCAATAATGTG aagatCGAAGTGATCGATGAGGACGAGGAAGCCGATGAGGATGAATTAGTGGCTTCGGACCTTGAGCAAATGCAGAACCTGCTGGAATTCAAG CATGAGGAAGTCCAGTTCTTGGAGAATGAGCTAGAgaaccaaaaacaaaagtacCAGGATCTTGCAAGCTTCACAAAAAGCCTGCTCAGTGCTGTGAGGAACAATGACCTGGAGAGGCAGCAG GAACTCATGGCCAGTCTACCTCAGCCTTCAGACCAGGAATGGGACATGACCGTGGACAGAGGAGCCCAGTCTCCTGCTGAGTCAGCAGATGAATCCTCCAACCACAGTAACCCCCAGGCAGCCTGCGCGAGCTTCAGAGACCCTCAGCTGGCCCAGGCAAACGAAGTCCCGCTGGTCACCATGATCAAAGATGATACTGATGTTGCCGAGCCCTCTGCATCAGAGGAGCAAATGcaggaagcagaagcagaaccagagtga
- the hdx gene encoding highly divergent homeobox isoform X2, whose protein sequence is MAAPFPSSSRMDAWPQRRGLQTMNLRSVFTAEQQRILERYYENGMTNQSKSCFQLILQCAQEAKLDFSVVRTWVGNKRRKLASKVPQNGGVSHSLSSHGLAGGMLSNHTLAGGALSNHSLAVGALLPADMTAARSIQNRVHLLPPSSSFPSVSSTPSPPSSSSPLSSGSNNNNDVILTGIYSLNPGPQSRPRAAAPPPQSDSDLSAHTSSSLMNQVLQIRNSSSSSSPVHSKLVSLSQNLPSLTSASGPLVYTAVRKGALSLGEGGVSAGAGVVPHSWTRQYGTAQIRPWSSSSQSQTQLQPRPHSNPQPQPPAPQKTRVSLPVHNAGPSSDQTPRIQQVFTLSEKGDRDRLRPGPKSARKSQETHRSAPLDTSHNFSIAMETGDEEDEWQREEELANMAAQTHIHREQTSASPIGAEVSVVRGNHTPPMTSSRPALLQGSYSLTAQTSLTGESSSQTAVGVSAAPWVISNSRKRTLQDRTQFSDGDLIQLKRYWDRGMTSLGSVCREKISAAANQLNVDTEIVKTWISNRRRKYRLMGIEIPPPKGGPAVFTTSSPGNQSPVSLSPNEERLRTPEIGDDMNDGGSVCLSEDGTIDSQHRDGEDGNDLSNAAPMANNVKIEVIDEDEEADEDELVASDLEQMQNLLEFKHEEVQFLENELENQKQKYQDLASFTKSLLSAVRNNDLERQQELMASLPQPSDQEWDMTVDRGAQSPAESADESSNHSNPQAACASFRDPQLAQANEVPLVTMIKDDTDVAEPSASEEQMQEAEAEPE, encoded by the exons ATGGCTGCCCCGTTCCCCTCCAGCAGTAGAATGGATGCGTGGCCACAAAGGCGTGGCCTGCAGACG ATGAACCTGCGGTCAGTATTTACGGCTGAGCAGCAGAGGATCCTGGAACGTTACTATGAGAATGGGATGACCAATCAGAGCAAGTCTTGCTTCCAGCTAATACTGCAGTGTGCTCAGGAGGCCAAATTGGACTTCAGTGTTGTCCGG ACATGGGTTGGCAACAAAAGGCGTAAGCTCGCCTCCAAGGTTCCCCAGAATGGAGGGGTGTCTCATTCCTTATCTAGTCATGGACTAGCTGGGGGAATGCTCTCCAATCACACATTGGCCGGAGGTGCTTTGTCCAATCACAGCCTAGCAGTAGGAGCGCTGCTTCCTGCTGACATGACTGCAGCGCGGAGCATCCAGAACCGCGTGCACCTTCTCCCTCCATCCTCGTCCTTCCCTTCTGTGTCGTCGACACCTTCCCCGCCCTCATCTTCCTCACCCCTAAGCAGtggaagcaacaacaacaatgatgtAATACTAACAGGGATCTACTCTCTGAACCCTGGCCCTCAGTCCCGACCGAGAGCCGCGGCCCCACCGCCTCAGTCAGACTCTGACCTCTCTGCGCACACATCCTCATCTCTGATGAACCAGGTGCTGCAGATCAGGAAcagttcctcctcctcctcacccgtCCACTCCAAGTTAGTGTCACTTTCTCAGAATCTCCCATCCCTCACTTCTGCCTCAGGGCCTTTAGTCTACACTGCAGTCAGAAAAGGCGCTTTATCCCTTGGGGAGGGGGGGGTAAGCGCAGGAGCAGGGGTAGTACCTCACAGCTGGACTAGACAATACGGTACAGCGCAAATTCGCCCTTGGTCCTCTTCCTCACAATCCCAGACTCAGCTTCAGCCCAGACCTCACTCCAACCCACAACCTCAGCCGCCTGCTCCGCAGAAAACTCGGGTCTCCTTGCCAGTTCACAACGCCGGCCCCTCCTCTGATCAGACACCTCGTATTCAGCAGGTTTTCACCTTGTCAGAAAAGGGCGACAGGGACCGCCTCAGACCCGGACCAAAATCAGCTCGTAAAAGCCAGGAAACCCACAGGTCAGCACCTCTGGACACCAGTCATAACTTCTCCATTGCCATGGAAACTGGAGATGAAGAAGATGAGTGGCAAAGGGAAGAAGAGTTGGCAAATATGGCCGCTCAAACACACATCCACAGGGAGCAGACGTCAGCCAGCCCAATCGGGGCCGAAGTGTCTGTCGTGCGAGGAAACCACACACCTCCGATGACGAGCTCCAGACCCGCATTGCTTCAGGGCAGCTACTCCCTCACAGCACAGACCTCACTTACAGGGGAATCCAGCTCACAA ACTGCAGTTGGTGTATCTGCTGCCCCCTGGGTTATTAGCAACTCCAGAAAGAGAACA ctgCAGGATCGGACCCAGTTCAGTGATGGGGATCTTATCCAGCTAAAGCGCTACTGGGACCGAGGCATGACCAGCCTGGGCTCAGTGTGCAGGGAGAAGATCAGCGCTGCAGCAAACCAACTCAATGTAGACACTGAAATAGTCAAG ACATGGATCAGTAACAGACGGAGGAAGTACCGTCTGATGGGTATTGAAATCCCTCCACCCAAAGGTGGGCCTGCTGTATTCACAACCTCATCGCCAGGAAACCAATCGCCAGTGTCCCTCAGCCCTAACGAGGAGCGCCTCAGAACCCCTGAAATCGGAGATGACATGAACGATGGCGGCTCTGTGTGCCTGTCTGAGG ATGGCACCATCGATTCACAACACAGGGATGGAGAGGATGGAAACGATCTGTCCAATGCTGCTCCAATGGCCAATAATGTG aagatCGAAGTGATCGATGAGGACGAGGAAGCCGATGAGGATGAATTAGTGGCTTCGGACCTTGAGCAAATGCAGAACCTGCTGGAATTCAAG CATGAGGAAGTCCAGTTCTTGGAGAATGAGCTAGAgaaccaaaaacaaaagtacCAGGATCTTGCAAGCTTCACAAAAAGCCTGCTCAGTGCTGTGAGGAACAATGACCTGGAGAGGCAGCAG GAACTCATGGCCAGTCTACCTCAGCCTTCAGACCAGGAATGGGACATGACCGTGGACAGAGGAGCCCAGTCTCCTGCTGAGTCAGCAGATGAATCCTCCAACCACAGTAACCCCCAGGCAGCCTGCGCGAGCTTCAGAGACCCTCAGCTGGCCCAGGCAAACGAAGTCCCGCTGGTCACCATGATCAAAGATGATACTGATGTTGCCGAGCCCTCTGCATCAGAGGAGCAAATGcaggaagcagaagcagaaccagagtga